The following proteins come from a genomic window of bacterium:
- a CDS encoding glycosyltransferase, producing MTGSDGSVRYLHSGYDPEAEAAEMADAFPFGGEGVLVILGLGLGYHLAEFRSRYPGADIVVIEGMQEIHDLYEEYGKAAEPAGRVRYIIGAAPADAIAEISKLHLKAGFPPLAVFPFAPEVAAFPEYYGPIRKSLESTASFRLWDRLRYPKLEKDALTVALFDFGYFLTEEIARAVKALGHSVVRVRGRKDETCGEILGRAIETIATHKPDFFLTVNHLGFDEDGALADLFRVIEMPSAIWYVDSPNLVVRAFPKNASQFSSIFLWDEGYLDTMKTLGYENVSYLPLGVDEMVFHPKNLSSPERKRMEADLGFVGNSMVVPARDQLAKVPRELHPAVEKTAQRLGAAREMSFPEAAESSMDRRERAAFEELPERDRSEFEAAALWRATLLYRFSCLRTLEEFRPCIRGDAGWKGLVNGKFLLGPPLNYYKELPTFYNACKVNFNATSIQMGKAVNQRVFDVPACGAFLLTDHQESIEGLFEVGEEVITYKDRGEIADLARFHLGNSRAREAVAKKGRERVLTEHTYRHRIETITRRLREVYG from the coding sequence GTGACCGGTTCCGACGGTTCCGTCAGGTATCTACATAGCGGCTACGACCCCGAGGCCGAGGCGGCCGAGATGGCCGATGCATTCCCCTTCGGCGGCGAGGGAGTCCTCGTCATCCTGGGCCTGGGCCTGGGCTACCACCTGGCCGAATTCCGGAGCCGGTACCCGGGTGCCGACATCGTAGTCATCGAGGGGATGCAGGAGATCCACGACCTCTACGAAGAATACGGGAAGGCCGCCGAACCGGCAGGTCGGGTGCGGTACATCATCGGAGCCGCCCCGGCCGATGCGATCGCGGAAATATCGAAGCTTCATCTGAAAGCGGGCTTTCCTCCCCTTGCCGTTTTCCCCTTTGCCCCCGAAGTGGCCGCCTTCCCCGAATATTACGGCCCGATCAGGAAGTCCCTCGAAAGTACGGCATCCTTCCGGCTCTGGGACAGACTCCGGTACCCGAAGTTGGAGAAGGACGCCTTGACGGTCGCCCTTTTCGACTTCGGCTACTTCCTGACCGAGGAGATCGCCCGGGCGGTGAAGGCCCTCGGGCACTCGGTCGTCCGGGTCCGCGGAAGGAAGGACGAGACGTGCGGCGAGATCCTCGGACGCGCCATCGAGACCATCGCAACGCACAAGCCCGACTTCTTCCTGACCGTAAACCATCTGGGGTTCGACGAGGACGGCGCCCTTGCGGACCTGTTCCGGGTCATCGAGATGCCGTCCGCGATCTGGTACGTGGACAGTCCCAACCTCGTCGTCAGGGCCTTCCCGAAGAACGCCTCACAGTTCAGTTCCATTTTTCTCTGGGATGAGGGCTACCTGGATACCATGAAGACGCTCGGCTACGAAAACGTTTCGTACCTTCCTCTCGGTGTGGATGAAATGGTCTTTCACCCGAAAAACCTGTCTTCCCCGGAAAGAAAGCGGATGGAGGCCGATCTCGGGTTCGTGGGGAATTCGATGGTCGTTCCGGCTCGCGATCAACTTGCCAAGGTTCCGCGGGAACTTCACCCCGCTGTGGAAAAGACCGCGCAGCGACTCGGCGCCGCGCGGGAGATGAGTTTTCCGGAGGCGGCGGAATCGTCGATGGATCGCCGCGAACGCGCGGCGTTCGAGGAGTTGCCGGAACGGGATCGATCCGAATTCGAGGCAGCGGCCCTGTGGCGCGCCACGCTCCTCTACCGGTTTTCCTGCCTGCGGACTCTCGAGGAATTCCGCCCTTGCATCCGCGGCGATGCCGGTTGGAAAGGGCTCGTGAACGGGAAGTTTCTCCTTGGGCCGCCGCTCAATTACTACAAAGAGCTGCCGACCTTCTACAACGCCTGCAAGGTCAATTTCAACGCGACCAGCATCCAGATGGGAAAGGCGGTCAACCAGAGAGTCTTCGACGTCCCCGCCTGCGGCGCCTTCCTCCTCACCGACCACCAGGAGTCGATCGAGGGGCTCTTTGAGGTCGGGGAAGAAGTCATCACCTACAAAGACCGGGGGGAAATCGCAGACCTTGCGCGATTCCACCTTGGGAACAGCCGTGCCCGGGAAGCGGTCGCGAAAAAGGGGCGGGAGAGGGTCTTGACGGAGCACACCTACAGGCATCGGATCGAAACGATTACCCGGCGCCTCAGGGAAGTATACGGATGA
- a CDS encoding methyltransferase domain-containing protein: MLKISVSMIVLNEERNIGRALASCSFADEIVVVDGGSTDRTMDILGQDPRVVPVRRQWGGHFGEQRQASLARCTGDWVIRLDADEAFSDELERGIRPLLEGFPSDVSAGTIRQCNLVGSESFYSKTFDVQETVPRLWRIRPGIRWEGNVHERPVGIEGKVASIDAYVVHYGFLDRNRYGEKGSFYSQIPGSGFRSREELLFREYDIQPRPARSAVGKRVPPYASEERRREPGRPRIAIVRGPNLSLLEMRNYEPLTGEFDLTAYTTATKIFDMGGATLPVVKMPSDPSRPGYMEGLEFALFHEDLIYSADSASMFSYQASVIKEKFGKKLVCLQWESIPFAHEESNEMRELKAAVRKRTDHFIATTERAREALVLEGVDPERITVIPMGIDTDWFRPDDTLRDSCRQGPGISPDGRFDSGTVAKRVGEVLAKVLEDPARPADSPRRPDVSPPPPPSNRCAAEDALPGPGAGTSPTPVVQNKDPGYFQKERREVEAMVPPGASRILDVGCGEGILGRTLLEKGAAEVVGIETNPAVALRAQANLSRVLQGDVESLALPFEEGYFDCIVLADVLEHLRDPLSALVKLKRHLSDSGAIVASIPNVRFFDVIRKLAEGRWEYEEFGILDKTHLRFFTKKEIEVLFSQAGLELTGISENLSPLYYKLPPAHSGDVSFGRVTLHGLTREETKDLFVIQYLIVARKADSEARGRDRRVSAALESGDLESARSMLEEFLEEHPLDADALLRHSDLCSRLGSREEALADLDKILLFHPERKDALVRKAALAPARLAQG; this comes from the coding sequence ATGTTGAAAATATCCGTCTCGATGATCGTGCTCAACGAGGAAAGAAACATCGGCAGGGCCCTCGCGTCCTGCTCGTTTGCCGACGAGATCGTGGTCGTCGACGGCGGGAGCACCGACCGTACGATGGACATCCTGGGACAGGACCCGCGCGTCGTTCCGGTGAGAAGGCAGTGGGGGGGGCACTTCGGCGAGCAGCGCCAGGCCTCGCTTGCGCGATGCACCGGCGACTGGGTCATCCGGCTCGACGCCGACGAGGCATTCTCCGATGAATTGGAGAGGGGAATCCGCCCGCTCCTGGAAGGCTTTCCTTCCGATGTCTCGGCGGGCACCATCCGGCAATGCAACCTCGTCGGCAGCGAATCGTTCTATTCGAAGACGTTCGATGTCCAGGAGACGGTCCCCCGGTTATGGAGGATTCGCCCCGGCATCCGATGGGAGGGGAATGTTCACGAACGTCCCGTGGGAATCGAGGGGAAGGTTGCGTCCATCGACGCGTATGTCGTCCACTACGGCTTCCTTGACCGGAACCGGTACGGGGAGAAAGGATCGTTCTACTCGCAGATTCCCGGGAGCGGTTTCCGGAGCCGGGAGGAATTGCTGTTCCGGGAGTACGACATCCAGCCGCGGCCGGCGCGGTCGGCCGTTGGGAAACGCGTGCCGCCGTACGCGTCCGAAGAAAGGCGGCGAGAGCCCGGACGTCCCCGGATTGCCATCGTCCGGGGGCCGAACCTCAGCCTCCTGGAGATGCGGAACTACGAGCCGCTTACCGGGGAATTCGACCTGACGGCCTACACCACGGCGACGAAAATTTTCGACATGGGCGGAGCCACGCTTCCCGTTGTCAAGATGCCTTCGGATCCAAGCCGCCCCGGATACATGGAAGGCCTCGAATTCGCGCTGTTCCACGAGGATCTCATCTATTCCGCGGATTCGGCCTCCATGTTTTCCTATCAGGCATCCGTGATCAAGGAAAAGTTCGGCAAGAAGCTCGTGTGCCTCCAATGGGAAAGTATCCCGTTCGCCCACGAGGAATCGAACGAGATGCGGGAACTCAAAGCGGCCGTCCGCAAGAGGACGGACCATTTCATCGCCACAACGGAGCGGGCAAGGGAGGCACTCGTCCTCGAAGGGGTGGATCCGGAGCGGATTACGGTCATCCCGATGGGGATCGACACGGATTGGTTCCGACCGGACGACACGCTCCGGGACTCCTGCCGGCAGGGGCCCGGGATATCGCCCGACGGGCGATTCGATTCCGGGACGGTTGCGAAACGGGTGGGGGAAGTGCTCGCGAAGGTCCTTGAGGATCCCGCTCGTCCTGCGGACTCTCCCCGGCGCCCGGACGTATCTCCCCCGCCGCCGCCCTCGAATCGTTGCGCCGCGGAGGATGCCTTGCCGGGTCCGGGGGCAGGTACGTCACCGACGCCGGTCGTGCAGAACAAAGACCCCGGGTATTTCCAAAAGGAGCGGAGAGAGGTCGAGGCGATGGTTCCCCCGGGGGCGTCGCGGATCCTGGACGTCGGCTGCGGAGAGGGGATACTCGGCCGGACCCTCCTGGAAAAGGGAGCGGCGGAAGTCGTGGGGATCGAAACGAACCCCGCCGTTGCGCTAAGGGCGCAGGCGAACCTCTCCCGCGTCCTGCAGGGGGACGTGGAGTCCCTGGCCCTCCCTTTCGAAGAAGGCTATTTCGATTGCATCGTACTCGCGGATGTCCTGGAGCATCTTAGAGACCCGCTGTCGGCCCTTGTGAAATTGAAGCGCCACCTGTCGGATTCGGGCGCGATCGTGGCGAGCATCCCGAACGTCCGGTTCTTCGACGTCATCCGAAAGCTCGCCGAAGGGAGATGGGAATACGAGGAGTTCGGCATTCTCGACAAGACCCACCTGAGGTTCTTCACGAAAAAGGAGATCGAAGTCCTCTTTTCCCAGGCCGGTCTCGAGCTGACCGGGATATCGGAGAATCTGTCTCCCCTCTATTACAAGCTTCCCCCCGCGCACTCCGGGGATGTCTCGTTCGGCCGCGTCACGCTTCACGGACTGACCCGGGAAGAGACGAAAGATCTGTTCGTCATCCAGTACCTGATCGTTGCCCGCAAGGCGGATTCCGAAGCGAGAGGGAGGGATCGTCGCGTATCGGCTGCCCTCGAATCGGGGGATCTCGAGTCGGCGCGGTCCATGCTTGAGGAGTTCCTTGAGGAGCATCCCCTCGACGCGGATGCCCTGCTCCGGCATTCGGATCTCTGCTCCCGGCTTGGGAGCAGGGAAGAGGCGCTCGCGGACCTCGACAAGATCCTCCTGTTCCATCCGGAGCGGAAGGACGCGCTCGTACGGAAGGCGGCTCTCGCGCCTGCCCGCCTCGCACAAGGGTGA
- a CDS encoding glycosyltransferase has protein sequence MYFDRNIKMLMDVDGHLAGLVADAGRGDDIEIVASKAGPPSLKAGGIALHSLYDPVREAREWVEHHREEIGNASGIVVLGFGLGYHVAELLRTTDNDVTVFEPRIDVLRAALEASDLSGLLARVRIVTRSEELAPGKTFRVLHHLPSIRLSPAPFANAASRLDVLRVVGKGLRIAVVGPIYGGSLPIAGYCAAALRNLGHEVEFIDNSGYADPYLSIDGVTKSKPHRDILRLKFEEFASEAAMARIVPFRPDLVLALAQAPLGERAIADLREQGIATVFWFVEDFRHMGYWRSVASRYDYFFTIQKGEFLDRLREVGARNVAFLPMAASAEIHRKMELSPEELRDFGSDVSFVGAGYYNRRKMFEGLVDLDFRIWGNEWQSCPALRGVLQRDGARVSTEESVKIFNAARININLHSSAYHEGVNPHGDFVNPRSFEIPGCGAFQLVDSRSHLGDFFEIGREVISFDSLGDLRDKVAHFLAHPEERAAVAERGRQRVLRDHTYERRMEAMIDFVVRKGFQPPWKARREKEDPVRLIGEAGPKTDLGRYLERFADARSLNLDDVVREIRSECGDLSRVERIFLALNEIGQ, from the coding sequence ATGTATTTTGATCGAAATATAAAGATGCTCATGGACGTCGACGGACATCTTGCGGGGCTGGTTGCGGACGCGGGAAGGGGCGACGACATTGAGATCGTAGCTTCGAAAGCCGGCCCTCCATCCCTCAAGGCGGGCGGGATCGCCCTCCATAGCCTCTATGATCCTGTCCGGGAGGCCCGGGAGTGGGTGGAACATCACCGCGAAGAGATCGGAAACGCCTCCGGGATCGTGGTCCTCGGTTTCGGGCTCGGGTACCACGTGGCGGAGCTTCTGCGCACGACGGACAATGACGTCACGGTCTTCGAGCCGAGGATCGATGTCCTCCGGGCCGCGCTCGAGGCCTCGGACCTGTCCGGTCTCCTCGCCCGGGTGAGGATCGTTACCCGCAGCGAGGAACTGGCGCCGGGAAAGACGTTCCGGGTCCTGCATCACCTGCCGTCGATCCGCCTGAGCCCGGCGCCTTTCGCGAACGCCGCCTCCCGCCTGGATGTGCTGAGGGTGGTTGGAAAGGGTCTGCGGATCGCCGTGGTCGGGCCGATCTATGGCGGGTCGCTCCCCATCGCCGGCTACTGCGCAGCGGCCCTCCGGAACCTGGGGCACGAGGTGGAATTCATCGACAACAGCGGCTATGCGGATCCGTACCTTTCCATCGACGGGGTGACGAAGAGCAAGCCGCACCGTGACATCCTCCGGCTGAAATTCGAAGAGTTTGCCTCCGAGGCGGCGATGGCGCGGATCGTCCCGTTCCGGCCCGACCTCGTGCTGGCGCTCGCCCAGGCCCCGCTTGGGGAACGGGCCATTGCGGACCTCCGGGAGCAGGGGATCGCTACCGTCTTCTGGTTCGTGGAAGATTTCCGTCACATGGGATACTGGCGGTCCGTCGCCTCGCGATACGATTATTTCTTCACGATCCAGAAGGGCGAGTTTCTCGACCGGCTCCGGGAAGTCGGGGCGAGGAACGTCGCCTTCCTTCCCATGGCGGCATCCGCCGAAATCCACAGGAAGATGGAACTGTCCCCGGAAGAGCTGCGGGACTTCGGAAGCGACGTCTCCTTCGTCGGCGCGGGGTACTACAACCGGCGAAAGATGTTCGAAGGGCTGGTCGATCTCGACTTCAGGATCTGGGGGAACGAGTGGCAATCGTGCCCCGCCTTGCGCGGAGTTCTCCAGCGGGACGGGGCGCGGGTATCGACGGAGGAGAGCGTCAAGATCTTCAACGCCGCCAGGATCAACATCAACCTCCACTCCTCGGCCTACCACGAGGGGGTGAACCCGCACGGGGACTTCGTGAACCCGCGCTCCTTCGAGATTCCCGGGTGCGGGGCGTTCCAGCTCGTGGATTCCCGCTCCCACCTGGGCGATTTTTTCGAAATCGGCCGGGAAGTCATCAGTTTCGACAGCCTCGGCGACCTCCGGGACAAGGTCGCCCATTTCCTTGCGCACCCGGAAGAGAGGGCAGCGGTCGCGGAAAGGGGGAGGCAGAGGGTTCTTCGGGACCACACCTACGAGCGCCGGATGGAGGCGATGATCGACTTCGTCGTCCGGAAAGGGTTCCAGCCACCGTGGAAGGCGAGGCGGGAAAAGGAAGACCCCGTTCGTCTCATCGGGGAGGCGGGGCCGAAAACGGACCTCGGGAGGTACCTGGAGCGGTTCGCGGATGCGCGGAGCCTGAATCTGGACGACGTCGTCCGGGAGATCCGGTCGGAATGCGGGGATCTCTCCCGCGTCGAGAGGATCTTCCTCGCATTGAACGAGATCGGACAGTGA
- a CDS encoding glycosyltransferase family 9 protein, producing the protein MMEILVVNLTRIGDLVQTTPVMAGLKEAYPGARITLLVNAVFAEICKDIPFIDRLVVFDKPAFRKMVRGEGETLVDSYRRLESFIDEVNDIAYDLAINFTPTGESAVLTSLFNARETRGVTAGAEGERIIKHPWQRYFMGVIPSRNFNPFHLCDMMVKAGGVLPSRKGLHLSVSEGERRNARAVLAEHGVGEGDLLVGFQLGASHPLKIWPVASFARLAVRLAESLGARVLLTGAKSEEALGAEFDSLAAGKGVNLIGKTDLRGVAALLERCALLVSNDTGPLHIATAVGTPSLDVSLGQVCFRETGPYGEGHYVIEADIPCGPCGFHVECTNPLCKEMITVGSVFEVARRILAEGAVDDIDDVPAWRGVRVYRSVFAEDGLLDYIPLIRRPMTRESFYTYLYRETWPHILDGSAGFPVERACEALEAKVAAWHGKGELERFLETIGDDLETVRKMEALAEEALARVSLIAREASKPAPDGDWIRRTWNNVPAIDLEIETLGRCHPPLKSPETLFGFGKEALEGKELAPMVKSALGLYGDRKAHFSALAGVIGRLLEKQVLARRGSCHT; encoded by the coding sequence ATGATGGAGATCCTCGTCGTCAACCTGACCCGGATCGGGGACCTCGTCCAGACGACGCCGGTGATGGCGGGGCTCAAGGAGGCGTACCCCGGGGCGAGGATCACCCTGCTCGTAAACGCCGTCTTCGCGGAGATCTGCAAGGATATCCCGTTCATCGACCGGCTCGTGGTGTTCGACAAGCCTGCGTTCCGGAAGATGGTTCGCGGGGAGGGGGAAACCCTCGTCGACAGCTACCGGCGCCTCGAGTCTTTCATCGACGAAGTGAACGACATCGCCTACGATCTCGCAATCAATTTCACGCCGACGGGGGAGAGCGCCGTCCTGACGTCGCTGTTCAACGCCCGGGAGACGCGGGGTGTGACGGCGGGCGCCGAAGGGGAACGGATCATCAAGCACCCCTGGCAAAGGTACTTCATGGGCGTGATCCCTTCCAGGAACTTCAACCCGTTCCATCTCTGCGACATGATGGTCAAGGCCGGAGGCGTCCTGCCGTCGCGGAAGGGGCTCCACCTTTCGGTCTCGGAGGGGGAGAGGCGGAACGCGCGCGCCGTCCTCGCGGAGCACGGGGTCGGCGAAGGCGACCTCCTCGTCGGCTTCCAGCTTGGGGCGAGTCATCCGTTGAAGATCTGGCCGGTGGCCTCCTTCGCGCGGCTCGCGGTCCGGCTCGCGGAGTCGCTCGGAGCCCGCGTCCTGCTCACAGGCGCGAAATCGGAGGAGGCGCTCGGGGCCGAGTTCGATTCCCTGGCGGCGGGGAAGGGAGTCAACCTCATCGGAAAGACCGACCTGCGGGGGGTCGCCGCGCTCCTCGAGCGGTGCGCGCTCCTGGTCAGCAACGATACGGGGCCTCTCCACATCGCCACGGCGGTCGGCACGCCCTCCCTGGACGTCTCGCTCGGCCAGGTCTGCTTCCGGGAGACCGGACCCTACGGGGAGGGGCATTACGTGATCGAGGCCGACATCCCGTGCGGTCCGTGCGGGTTCCATGTGGAGTGCACGAATCCCCTGTGCAAGGAGATGATCACGGTCGGAAGCGTGTTCGAGGTTGCTCGGCGGATCTTGGCCGAGGGCGCGGTAGATGACATCGACGACGTTCCCGCGTGGCGTGGCGTCCGGGTCTATCGATCCGTGTTCGCGGAGGACGGTCTCCTCGACTACATCCCCCTGATCCGTCGCCCCATGACCAGGGAGTCGTTCTACACCTACCTCTATCGGGAGACGTGGCCGCACATCCTCGACGGGAGCGCCGGATTCCCGGTGGAGCGGGCGTGCGAAGCTCTTGAGGCCAAGGTTGCCGCGTGGCATGGGAAAGGCGAATTGGAGCGGTTCCTCGAAACGATCGGCGACGACCTCGAGACGGTGCGGAAAATGGAGGCCCTCGCCGAAGAGGCCCTCGCGAGGGTTTCCCTGATCGCGCGCGAGGCGAGCAAGCCGGCCCCTGACGGCGATTGGATCCGGCGGACGTGGAACAACGTCCCCGCGATCGACCTGGAGATCGAAACGCTGGGACGATGCCACCCCCCGCTGAAGTCGCCGGAGACCCTTTTCGGATTCGGGAAGGAAGCGCTTGAGGGGAAGGAGCTCGCCCCCATGGTGAAATCCGCCCTCGGGCTTTACGGCGACCGGAAGGCGCACTTCTCCGCGCTCGCGGGAGTGATCGGGCGCCTCCTCGAAAAGCAGGTGTTGGCGCGGCGTGGTTCATGCCATACTTGA
- a CDS encoding HD domain-containing phosphohydrolase — MPGTSAKGRVLIIDDEPGVRDLLSETLSGIGGYETVIATDGFDGIEKIRASEFDVIFTDLAMPRLNGMDFLKKCKDIDVKTPIVVLTGVSSMEIAVNAMRQGAYDFITKPFHLDKIVSTTEKIIGERKLFRRLASSQGSEASLETLNAELFKKLQQIVALHSIITDVDACRENKEIFERAAGMAAKLLTVNEVSFGIVREGLLEIKSSIGVVGKAFPVAGTLLSRVIDRKQHHVADVGEASPYDGAAMPSQFLAIPLVVGNEVFGILSFSGKADGTAFSEEEVYLAIDFVKKVASRIENNALYEVFFNNLVDTLKSLIATIEARDFYTKQHSERVTMYALQVAEAMHLGPDEIDTIRFGGYLHDIGKIGVRDTVLLKPGHLSVEEMEEIRLHAVIGDEIVKPMKFFEKEREIIRHHHEHFNGSGYPDSACGREISVIARILAVADSYDAMTSNRPYRQARTREFAIGELQRCAGTQFDPEVVRVFLETPMGGEIFT, encoded by the coding sequence ATGCCGGGGACGAGCGCCAAAGGAAGGGTTCTGATCATCGACGACGAACCCGGGGTGAGGGATCTCCTCTCGGAGACCCTGTCGGGGATCGGCGGCTACGAGACGGTGATCGCGACCGACGGCTTCGACGGCATCGAGAAGATCCGCGCCTCCGAGTTCGACGTCATCTTCACCGACCTGGCGATGCCGCGCCTCAACGGCATGGATTTCCTGAAAAAGTGCAAGGATATCGACGTCAAGACGCCCATCGTCGTCCTCACGGGCGTTTCCTCGATGGAGATCGCGGTCAACGCGATGAGGCAGGGGGCCTACGACTTCATCACGAAGCCTTTCCATCTCGACAAGATCGTCTCCACCACGGAGAAGATCATCGGGGAACGGAAGCTCTTCCGCCGGCTCGCATCTTCGCAGGGATCCGAGGCGTCCCTCGAGACCCTGAACGCGGAGCTCTTCAAGAAGCTTCAGCAGATCGTCGCCCTCCACTCGATCATCACCGACGTCGACGCATGCCGCGAGAACAAGGAGATCTTCGAGAGGGCCGCCGGGATGGCGGCGAAACTCCTCACGGTCAACGAGGTGTCGTTCGGGATCGTCCGGGAGGGGCTGCTCGAAATCAAGTCGTCCATCGGGGTCGTCGGGAAAGCCTTTCCCGTGGCCGGCACCCTCCTTTCGCGGGTCATCGACAGGAAGCAGCACCACGTCGCCGATGTGGGGGAAGCGAGCCCGTACGACGGCGCCGCCATGCCGTCCCAGTTCCTCGCGATACCGCTCGTGGTCGGGAACGAGGTGTTCGGGATCCTGAGCTTTTCCGGCAAGGCGGACGGCACGGCGTTTTCCGAGGAGGAGGTCTATCTCGCGATCGATTTCGTGAAAAAGGTCGCCTCCAGGATCGAAAACAACGCCCTCTACGAGGTCTTCTTCAACAACCTCGTCGACACGCTCAAGTCGCTGATCGCCACGATCGAGGCGCGGGACTTCTACACGAAGCAGCATTCCGAACGGGTCACGATGTACGCCCTTCAGGTCGCGGAGGCGATGCACCTCGGGCCGGACGAGATCGACACGATCCGGTTCGGCGGCTATCTCCACGACATCGGCAAGATCGGCGTGCGGGACACGGTCCTTCTCAAGCCGGGGCATCTCTCCGTCGAGGAGATGGAGGAGATCCGCCTCCACGCCGTCATCGGCGACGAGATCGTCAAGCCGATGAAGTTCTTCGAAAAGGAACGGGAGATCATCCGTCACCACCACGAGCATTTCAACGGCTCCGGGTATCCGGATTCCGCGTGCGGCCGGGAGATCTCGGTGATCGCGAGGATCCTCGCCGTAGCGGATTCCTATGACGCGATGACGTCGAACCGGCCGTACCGGCAGGCGCGGACGCGTGAATTCGCGATCGGCGAGCTCCAGCGGTGCGCCGGAACCCAGTTCGACCCGGAAGTAGTGCGCGTGTTCCTCGAGACACCGATGGGAGGGGAGATTTTCACATGA
- a CDS encoding PilZ domain-containing protein, protein MNLAPGEKVFYKALPEVVNQQGTILSADDKTIVLGVEAGQGIATGKHLMISWEEQQCFAEVVGRGEGTLTLRRIWSNGREYFRVDDVVPMIVRKVGENEPPTVSRSIPFFDTGALEAEAPDPDVNPKLWQMLVNIQSMLAMVLERLDLETAGFLRSEKKRVNMSATGLRFQTREGYAVGDNLEIKMLLPARPPFGVIVYGSVIRIDDLGGGENEIALQFCDISDDLRDEIIQYSLLRQREIIRNSRK, encoded by the coding sequence ATGAACCTTGCGCCGGGGGAAAAGGTCTTCTATAAAGCGCTTCCGGAGGTCGTCAACCAGCAGGGCACCATCCTCTCCGCGGACGACAAGACCATCGTGCTGGGAGTCGAGGCGGGGCAGGGGATCGCGACGGGCAAGCACCTGATGATCTCCTGGGAGGAACAGCAGTGCTTCGCCGAGGTCGTGGGACGGGGCGAAGGCACCCTTACGCTGCGCCGGATCTGGTCGAACGGACGGGAATACTTCCGTGTGGACGATGTGGTGCCGATGATCGTGCGGAAGGTGGGCGAAAACGAGCCGCCGACCGTTTCGCGGTCGATCCCCTTCTTCGATACCGGCGCCCTCGAGGCCGAAGCGCCCGATCCGGACGTCAATCCGAAACTCTGGCAGATGCTCGTCAACATCCAGTCGATGCTCGCGATGGTCCTCGAGCGGCTCGACCTCGAGACCGCGGGATTCCTCCGGTCGGAAAAAAAGCGCGTGAACATGAGCGCGACCGGGCTGCGGTTCCAGACGAGGGAGGGCTATGCGGTCGGGGACAATCTCGAGATCAAGATGCTTCTGCCCGCCCGGCCGCCGTTCGGCGTGATCGTCTACGGGAGCGTCATCCGTATCGACGACCTGGGCGGAGGGGAAAACGAGATCGCGCTGCAATTCTGCGACATCAGCGACGATCTCCGGGACGAGATCATCCAGTATTCCTTGCTGCGCCAGAGGGAGATCATCCGGAACTCGCGCAAGTAG
- a CDS encoding flagellar motor protein: MDRASVIGILLGVAAIVGGNLLEGGSAGSIAQGTAAFIVFGGTAGATLLSFPYSDVRRAIASLREVFFPVAADPFDLIRRISAYADIGRRQGLVALEAELGRMPDDFFRKALRLSIDGMNPKMLRETMEREIATYEGERRRVGKVFETAGGFAPTIGILGAVLGLIHVMENLSDPSKLGAGIAVAFVATIYGVGTANLILLPLAKKLNNRLNSELWLREMILEGVIGIQSGVNPHYLEEKLRAFTEANR; encoded by the coding sequence GTGGACCGCGCCAGCGTTATCGGAATCCTCCTCGGCGTCGCAGCGATCGTCGGGGGGAATCTTCTCGAGGGTGGATCCGCGGGTTCGATCGCCCAGGGAACGGCGGCGTTCATCGTTTTCGGCGGGACGGCGGGCGCAACCCTCCTCAGCTTCCCGTATTCCGACGTGCGTCGCGCCATCGCTTCGCTGCGGGAAGTCTTCTTCCCCGTGGCGGCCGACCCGTTCGATCTCATCCGGCGGATCTCCGCCTACGCGGACATCGGCAGGAGGCAGGGCCTTGTCGCCCTCGAGGCGGAGCTGGGGCGGATGCCGGACGACTTCTTCCGCAAGGCGCTCCGCCTTTCGATCGACGGGATGAACCCGAAGATGCTCCGGGAGACGATGGAACGGGAGATCGCGACCTACGAGGGCGAGAGGCGACGAGTGGGGAAGGTGTTCGAGACGGCGGGGGGGTTCGCCCCGACGATCGGGATCCTGGGAGCGGTCCTCGGGCTCATCCACGTGATGGAGAACCTCTCGGATCCGTCGAAGCTCGGCGCCGGGATCGCCGTCGCCTTCGTCGCGACGATCTACGGCGTCGGAACGGCGAATCTCATCCTGCTTCCCCTGGCGAAGAAGCTCAACAACCGGCTCAACAGCGAGCTGTGGCTCCGGGAGATGATCCTCGAGGGGGTGATCGGGATCCAGTCCGGCGTGAACCCCCACTATCTCGAGGAGAAGCTCCGCGCGTTCACGGAGGCGAACCGGTGA